GGCAGTGCAGGCGCGGCGGCAGCCGGGTTCGGTGTTCAAGCCGTTCGTGTATACGGCTGCCCTGGCCAGCGGCATTCCGGCGTCCCACGTGATCTACGACTCGCCCATCATGCTGGACCAGGTGGACGGCACCACCTGGGCACCGCGCAACTACGACCGCGACTTCAAGGGCCCGCTCACACTGCGCCAGGCGCTCAAGCTGTCCGTCAACGTAGTAGCGGTGAAGCTGGCGCTCGAAGTGGGGCTCGAGACGGTGGCCCAATACGCCCAGCGCCTGGGCATTGAAACGCCCATCCCTCGCTTCCCCTCGACCGCCATTGGCGCGGCGGAGGTGGTGCCCATCCAGGCGGCAGGCGCCTACACCGCCTTCGCCACGGCGGGCGTGCGGGTCCGTCCGCGGGGGATCCTGCGCGTCGCGGACGCCGAAGGCCGCCTGCTCTGGGAGACGCGGCCCGAGCGCGAGCAGGTGCTCGACCCCGTGACGGCGGCGCTCATGCGGGACCTGCTCCGCGACGTCGTGGACCACGGCAGCGGCTACGCCATTCGCGACCCCGGCGTGGGCAAGCTGCCCCACGACATCCCGGCGGCGGGAAAGACGGGAACGAACAACGACGCGACGGATGTCTGGTTCGTCGGCTTCACGCCGGACCTGCTGGCGGCCGTGTGGTTTGGATTCGACCTGCCCAAGAAGATCCTGCCGGGCGCAGCAGGCGGGGTCTACGCGGCGCCCGTTTTTGCGGACTTCATGCGCTCCGTCTACCTGTCCGAGCCGCCGCTCTTGCCCCGGCCTCAGCCGTGGACGCTGCCAGCCGAGCTGGTCACACGCAAGGTAGACAAGGAGAGCGGCAAGCTGGCGACGGAGTGGTGCCCGGGCCAACTCGTCTACAGTGAGGTCCACATCGCCGGCACGGAGCCCACCGAGATCTGCGACCTGCACGGGCCGGGCGGATTCGCCGGCCGGCTCCGCGCCGTACTGCCCGACAGCGCCGCCGACTCGGCGCGGGTCAGGGTCAACCCCCGCATCAAGTTCTGACGGCTGCACCAGCGATCCGACAACGGAGTTCTTGCGTGTCGGAGTTCAATCCGGCCAAGCCTCCACACCACCCGCCGTCACGCGGTGCGTAATCAGCGGCAGCGGCGGGGCGGGCATCTCCTCGCCTAGCTGGATGGCAGAGCGCAGGGCGGCCAGGCCAATCTCTGCACCCCGCTCCGTCCGCGCGTGTACCACGCCCAGCGGCTGGCCGGCGCTCACCGCCTGTCCCGGCTTGACCGGGATATCGAAGCCCACGGCAGGATCGATCGTGTCCTCCAATCGAGCGCGGCCCGCCCCCAGCGAAACTGCCGCTTCGCCAATATGGCGGGCGTTGACCTCGGCCACGTAGCCGTCCCGGGCGGCCTCGAGGGTGCGGGTCAGCGGCGCCCGCGGCAGCAGGGAGGGGTCGTCCAGTACGCCCGGGTCGCCGCCCTGCGCCTCGATCACCCGGCGCATGCATTCCAGGGCCCGGCCATCGGCCAGCGCGGCTGCAGCCGCGGTGCCAGCCGCCTGGCGCGACTCCGCCGCGCCGGCGAGCTGCAGCATCTCGACCGCCAGTGCCAGGGTCAGCTCTCGCAGGTCGGCCGGCCCTCCGCCTTGCAAGGCCCGGATTGCCTCCGCCGCTTCCAGCGCATTCCCCACGCTGATACCGCAGGGGCGATCCATGGCCGTCAGCAATGCTGTCACCGGCCGGCCGTAGGCGCTGCCGATCGCGATCATGGTGCGCGCCAGGTCGAGGGCCTGGTCCAGGTCAGGGAGAAAGGCCCCGCTGCCATGCTTCACGTCGAGCACCAGCGCATCGATCCCTTCCGCCAGCTTCTTGCTCATGATGCTGGAAGCGATCAGCGGGATGGATTCAACGGTCGCGGTCACGTCACGGAGGGCATAGAGCCGGCTGTCCAGAGGCGCGATCTCGGCCGTCGCTCCGATCAGCGCGCAACCCAGTCGTTCGAGCTGGGAGCGAAACTCATCCAGGGTGAGGTTCGTGCGGAAGCCCGGAATGCTCTCCAGCTTGTCCAGGGTCCCGCCCGTATGTCCCAGCCCGCGCCCACTCATCATGGGGACCCGCACACCCAGGGAGGCGACCAGCGGCCCCAGCACCAGCGAGACCTTGTCCCCTACGCCGCCAGTCGAGTGCTTGTCCACCTTGGCGCCCGGCAGGTCGGAAAGGTCGAGCACGGCGCCGGAGCGCAGCATGACCTCGACCAGCGCCCGCAGCTCCGGCGTGG
This Gemmatimonadota bacterium DNA region includes the following protein-coding sequences:
- a CDS encoding thymidine phosphorylase, with the protein product MTAYQLIQRKRDGDELPPGELTAFFRGYLEGRVTDYQMAAFLMVVFFRGLSTPELRALVEVMLRSGAVLDLSDLPGAKVDKHSTGGVGDKVSLVLGPLVASLGVRVPMMSGRGLGHTGGTLDKLESIPGFRTNLTLDEFRSQLERLGCALIGATAEIAPLDSRLYALRDVTATVESIPLIASSIMSKKLAEGIDALVLDVKHGSGAFLPDLDQALDLARTMIAIGSAYGRPVTALLTAMDRPCGISVGNALEAAEAIRALQGGGPADLRELTLALAVEMLQLAGAAESRQAAGTAAAAALADGRALECMRRVIEAQGGDPGVLDDPSLLPRAPLTRTLEAARDGYVAEVNARHIGEAAVSLGAGRARLEDTIDPAVGFDIPVKPGQAVSAGQPLGVVHARTERGAEIGLAALRSAIQLGEEMPAPPLPLITHRVTAGGVEAWPD